A genomic region of Bernardetia sp. ABR2-2B contains the following coding sequences:
- a CDS encoding DUF4249 domain-containing protein, with protein MKNISFLNKAFILLFLLIAFSSCEQVIDLPLKGADSPALIVEAELIDVKGYSFVRLGESLDFYDPSEEPKVSNAIVSMTDQDGNKMDFLESEEEAGYYLPQDPDYKGVVGNTYDLSIEYDGREFTSQSKIFPTTNIDSVQIRFTPESRFQDEGYYLYFYAKEPQETRDYYFWRNYQNDTLIYDNAGDLLYATDDAVGENIDGLQLPYAYELGDTVRLEQYSITKEAYDFYDDLVDVSFNDGGLFSPPPVNPRTNIIGENVLGLFMTSSMVSMTTIVEEEE; from the coding sequence ATGAAAAATATATCATTTTTAAACAAAGCATTTATTTTGCTTTTTCTTCTCATTGCTTTTTCTTCTTGTGAGCAAGTAATTGATTTACCTTTAAAGGGGGCAGACTCTCCTGCTTTGATTGTAGAAGCCGAACTAATTGATGTAAAAGGTTATTCTTTTGTCAGACTAGGCGAAAGTTTGGATTTTTATGACCCTTCTGAAGAACCAAAAGTATCTAATGCAATCGTTTCAATGACTGACCAAGATGGAAATAAAATGGACTTTTTGGAAAGTGAAGAAGAAGCAGGGTATTATCTTCCTCAAGACCCAGACTATAAAGGAGTTGTGGGAAATACATACGATTTATCCATCGAATATGATGGAAGAGAGTTTACTTCTCAGAGTAAAATTTTTCCAACTACAAATATAGATTCTGTTCAGATTCGCTTTACACCAGAATCTCGTTTTCAAGATGAAGGATATTATTTGTATTTTTATGCCAAAGAACCACAAGAAACTAGAGATTATTATTTTTGGAGAAATTACCAAAATGATACGCTCATTTATGATAATGCAGGAGATTTATTGTATGCAACTGATGACGCTGTGGGCGAAAATATAGATGGTTTGCAACTTCCTTATGCGTATGAGCTAGGAGATACTGTTCGTTTGGAGCAATATTCTATCACAAAAGAAGCCTATGATTTTTATGATGATTTAGTAGATGTTTCTTTCAATGATGGTGGTCTTTTTAGTCCTCCTCCTGTCAATCCACGTACAAATATAATAGGAGAAAATGTATTGGGCTTGTTTATGACCTCTTCGATGGTTTCTATGACAACTATTGTAGAAGAAGAGGAGTAA
- a CDS encoding TonB-dependent receptor: MKRNYTHFLCVLSTLFLTFVFSTYCQHSAFAQNNKYTLSGKIRDAANGEELIGATVLVEKMPGTGAVANVYGFYSLTLEEGKYRIIVSYIGFENQIFEIDLSKNITLNIEMSEAKDLKEVVVTAEREDENVTEVQMSTQVLEVEQVKKLPALLGEVDVLRTLTLLPGVQSAGEGTGGIFVRGGANDQNLILLDDAPVYNASHLLGFFSVFNPDAIKDVKLYKGGIPAQYGGRLSSIIDIRMKNGNNKKFNASGGIGTVSSRLTVEAPINEKSSFILSGRRTYADQFLRFANDTSLRENKLYFYDFNAKANYEISDKDRIYLSGYFGRDVFKFGEGFGLNWGNATATLRWNHIFNQKLFLNTTAVYSNFNYGFEINDGAQNFNWDSGITDYSVKLDFDYFINPKNTMTFGTENIYHHFNPTEITPQNEESIFNSFKLSDKFAFENAFYVANEQKLNNKITLQYGLRFSMFQNVGKTEEYEYADGEQKTDANITDTLSYDSFEPYSFYAGFEPRLAINYLLNEKSSIKASYNRTRQYLQTVSPNTAALPFDRWIPTNKHIEPQLSDQVALGYFRNFADNKWEASVEGYYKYMQNQIDVRDGEDLLLNDNIEEALAAGNAWSYGLELYVKKNYGKTTGWISYTLSTTQRQIAEINLGNAYSPRYNRPHNLAVVVAHQFSPRVTLAGNFIFTSGAAVTFPVGRYRVGNQVVDYYETGQRNNSRLPDYHRADISLTIDGKHKKNWKGSWNFSIYNFYNRKNAFSIYFREKQDENEEGTGEYEAVQTTLFGIIPSITYNFTFSLDKKNK, from the coding sequence ATGAAACGAAATTATACGCATTTTTTGTGCGTTTTGTCCACCTTGTTTCTGACTTTTGTTTTTTCTACTTACTGTCAGCATTCAGCTTTTGCTCAAAATAATAAATATACACTTAGTGGAAAAATACGAGACGCAGCCAACGGAGAAGAACTTATTGGAGCAACGGTTTTGGTAGAAAAAATGCCAGGGACAGGTGCAGTCGCTAATGTATATGGATTTTATTCACTCACTCTTGAAGAAGGAAAATACAGAATTATTGTTTCTTATATTGGCTTCGAAAATCAGATTTTTGAGATAGATTTATCCAAAAATATAACACTCAATATAGAAATGAGTGAAGCAAAAGACTTGAAAGAAGTTGTTGTTACAGCCGAAAGAGAAGATGAAAACGTAACCGAAGTACAGATGAGTACGCAAGTTTTGGAAGTAGAGCAAGTAAAAAAACTACCTGCTCTTTTGGGAGAAGTGGATGTTTTGCGAACCCTTACGCTGCTTCCTGGTGTGCAAAGTGCAGGAGAAGGAACAGGAGGAATTTTTGTTCGTGGTGGTGCGAATGACCAAAACTTGATTCTGCTAGATGATGCGCCTGTTTATAATGCATCGCATTTATTGGGTTTCTTTTCCGTTTTTAATCCTGATGCTATCAAAGATGTAAAACTCTATAAAGGAGGAATACCTGCACAATATGGAGGGCGACTTTCTTCCATTATTGATATTCGAATGAAAAACGGAAATAACAAAAAATTCAATGCTTCTGGTGGAATAGGTACAGTTTCTAGTCGTTTGACGGTGGAAGCTCCTATTAATGAAAAAAGCTCGTTTATCTTGTCTGGTCGTAGAACGTATGCTGACCAGTTTTTGAGGTTTGCTAATGATACAAGCCTTAGAGAAAACAAATTATATTTTTATGATTTTAATGCAAAGGCAAATTATGAGATTTCGGACAAAGACCGTATTTATTTATCTGGTTATTTTGGTAGAGATGTTTTTAAGTTTGGTGAAGGTTTTGGTCTGAATTGGGGAAATGCAACAGCTACTTTGCGTTGGAATCACATTTTTAATCAGAAATTATTTTTGAACACAACAGCCGTTTATAGTAATTTTAATTATGGATTTGAGATAAATGATGGCGCACAAAACTTTAATTGGGATTCTGGAATAACGGATTATTCTGTCAAGTTAGATTTTGATTATTTTATCAATCCTAAAAATACAATGACTTTCGGAACAGAAAATATTTATCATCATTTCAATCCAACAGAAATAACACCTCAAAACGAAGAGTCTATTTTTAATTCCTTCAAGTTGAGTGATAAATTTGCCTTTGAAAATGCTTTTTATGTAGCCAATGAACAAAAATTAAACAATAAAATTACCCTTCAATATGGTTTGCGTTTTTCGATGTTTCAGAACGTAGGAAAAACAGAAGAATATGAATACGCAGATGGAGAACAAAAAACAGATGCAAACATTACTGATACTTTGAGTTATGATAGTTTTGAACCGTATAGTTTTTATGCAGGTTTTGAGCCTCGTTTGGCAATAAATTATTTGCTTAATGAAAAATCCTCTATCAAAGCCTCTTATAATCGTACTCGCCAGTATCTTCAGACCGTTTCTCCGAATACAGCTGCTCTTCCTTTTGACCGTTGGATTCCGACAAACAAACACATTGAACCACAGCTCTCTGACCAAGTAGCTTTAGGTTATTTTCGAAATTTTGCAGATAATAAATGGGAAGCATCAGTAGAAGGGTATTACAAATACATGCAAAATCAGATTGATGTTAGAGATGGCGAAGATTTATTATTGAACGATAATATTGAAGAAGCTCTTGCTGCTGGTAATGCTTGGTCTTATGGATTGGAGCTTTATGTTAAGAAAAATTATGGCAAAACGACGGGTTGGATTAGCTATACACTTTCCACTACACAACGTCAGATTGCTGAAATTAATTTAGGTAATGCATATAGTCCACGTTATAATCGCCCTCATAATTTGGCTGTTGTTGTGGCACATCAATTTTCTCCTAGAGTTACACTGGCAGGTAATTTTATTTTTACTTCTGGTGCTGCCGTTACTTTTCCTGTTGGAAGATATAGAGTAGGAAATCAAGTTGTAGATTATTATGAAACAGGGCAGCGAAATAACAGCCGTTTGCCTGATTATCACAGAGCCGATATTTCGCTTACCATTGATGGAAAACATAAGAAAAACTGGAAAGGAAGTTGGAATTTTTCTATTTATAATTTCTATAATCGTAAAAATGCGTTTTCTATTTACTTTAGAGAAAAACAAGACGAAAACGAAGAGGGAACAGGAGAGTATGAAGCCGTACAGACAACACTTTTCGGAATCATTCCTTCCATTACTTATAATTTTACATTTTCTCTTGATAAAAAAAATAAATAA
- a CDS encoding cytochrome-c peroxidase — MNRIRHNFASWSFFIISILLFISCKTKDKTNEKYSFILPSYMPSPPKEPSHNPTTKEGVILGKMLFFDTKLSKNNTISCATCHNPKLYFTDNLDRSNLGATGKKLNRNTPTLINVAYAENGLFLDGGIKNLESLPAAPLNHPDEMAMDLKKLPFLLQKDRKYPALFKNAFGNDTITNALIFRALAQYQRTIISPSHPNSEFHFMTQWDSVQQNKTTFSKSEVKGQKLFEIHCNSCHTAPLFSDYKFHFFHLDSTTRKETNSIKHSIDKNELGRQRITQNPNDYLKFKTPTLRHISKTFPYLHDGSIDNLNYFLEGNNLSNEEKRSLLEFLDCL, encoded by the coding sequence ATGAACCGAATACGACATAATTTTGCTAGTTGGTCTTTCTTTATTATTTCTATACTATTATTTATTTCCTGTAAAACAAAAGACAAAACTAATGAAAAATATAGTTTTATCTTGCCTTCCTATATGCCTTCTCCACCTAAAGAACCTTCTCATAACCCAACTACAAAAGAAGGAGTTATTTTAGGAAAAATGCTTTTCTTTGACACAAAACTATCTAAAAACAATACTATTTCGTGTGCTACTTGTCATAATCCAAAACTTTACTTTACTGATAATTTAGATAGAAGTAATCTAGGAGCAACAGGCAAAAAACTAAACCGAAATACACCAACACTCATCAATGTAGCTTATGCTGAAAATGGGCTTTTTTTGGATGGAGGAATAAAAAACCTTGAATCCCTTCCTGCTGCTCCACTTAATCATCCAGATGAAATGGCAATGGATTTGAAAAAATTACCTTTTCTATTACAAAAAGACAGAAAATATCCTGCTTTATTCAAAAATGCTTTTGGAAATGATACAATTACTAATGCACTTATTTTTAGAGCTTTGGCGCAATATCAGCGAACAATTATTTCTCCTTCTCATCCTAATTCTGAATTTCACTTTATGACACAATGGGATAGTGTTCAGCAAAATAAAACTACTTTTTCAAAGTCAGAAGTAAAAGGACAAAAACTATTTGAGATTCATTGTAATTCTTGTCATACTGCACCTCTTTTTTCAGATTATAAATTTCATTTTTTTCATTTAGATAGCACAACAAGAAAAGAGACAAATTCTATAAAACATAGCATTGATAAAAACGAACTAGGAAGGCAGCGAATTACTCAAAATCCAAATGATTATTTGAAGTTCAAAACACCTACACTTCGTCATATTTCCAAAACTTTTCCATACCTACACGATGGAAGCATTGATAATTTGAATTATTTTTTGGAAGGAAACAATCTATCTAATGAAGAAAAACGAAGCTTATTAGAATTTTTGGATTGTTTATAA